In Rubrivirga marina, the following are encoded in one genomic region:
- a CDS encoding S66 peptidase family protein produces MVRPPSSRRDALRMLGLGALGLPLAGCGAALWPGTNETPPIPPSPPPPLSTVPVEAAEVVAAPRGDRIERIPSERPVLLPNRLQAGGTIALVSPAGVLRSRSQVDEAEDALEDLGFRTTVGRHVLDRNGFLAGSDAARARDLMDAFQDPDVDAIVAMRGGWGCARILPFLDYDEIAANPKPLVGYSDITALLLAIYARTGLVTFHGPVGVSTWRGLTRESFVRVLVDGEPPVIGPETRSNRDRTRAVRPGVAEGPVVGGNLTVMSALAGTGFLPDFDDHIVFFEEVGEDSYRIDRMLVQLQLAGLREPAGLAFGQCSNCGDGGSSWTAEETIRRWLESYSCPSVLGAPIGHVSPVYTMPVGLRARLDAEAGTLEYLGSPVA; encoded by the coding sequence ATGGTCCGCCCCCCTTCCTCTCGCCGCGACGCCCTGCGGATGCTTGGCCTCGGCGCGCTCGGCCTCCCACTGGCCGGGTGCGGCGCGGCCCTGTGGCCGGGCACGAACGAGACGCCGCCGATCCCGCCCTCCCCGCCTCCGCCCCTCTCGACGGTCCCCGTCGAGGCGGCCGAGGTCGTGGCCGCGCCCCGCGGCGACCGGATCGAGCGGATCCCCTCCGAGCGGCCGGTGCTCCTCCCGAACCGGCTCCAGGCCGGCGGGACGATCGCGCTCGTGTCGCCGGCCGGCGTCCTCCGCTCGCGGAGCCAGGTCGACGAGGCCGAAGACGCCCTCGAAGACCTCGGCTTCCGGACGACCGTCGGTCGCCACGTGCTCGACCGGAACGGCTTCCTCGCCGGCTCCGACGCCGCGCGCGCGCGCGACCTCATGGACGCCTTCCAGGACCCCGACGTCGACGCGATCGTCGCCATGCGCGGGGGGTGGGGCTGCGCCCGCATCCTCCCGTTTCTCGACTACGACGAGATCGCGGCGAACCCCAAGCCGCTCGTCGGCTACTCGGACATCACGGCACTCCTCCTGGCGATCTACGCCCGCACCGGGCTCGTGACGTTCCACGGGCCCGTCGGCGTGTCGACGTGGCGCGGGCTGACGCGAGAGAGCTTCGTGCGCGTCCTCGTCGACGGCGAGCCGCCCGTGATCGGACCCGAGACGCGGTCGAACCGGGACCGGACGCGGGCCGTCCGGCCGGGCGTCGCGGAGGGGCCCGTCGTCGGCGGCAACCTGACCGTCATGTCGGCGCTGGCGGGCACGGGCTTCCTGCCGGACTTCGACGACCACATCGTCTTTTTCGAGGAGGTCGGCGAGGACTCGTACCGGATCGACCGGATGCTCGTGCAGCTCCAGTTGGCAGGCCTCCGGGAGCCAGCGGGCCTCGCCTTCGGGCAGTGCTCGAACTGCGGCGACGGCGGCTCGTCGTGGACCGCCGAGGAGACGATCCGGCGCTGGCTGGAGAGCTACTCGTGCCCGTCGGTGCTGGGCGCGCCGATCGGCCACGTGTCGCCGGTGTACACGATGCCGGTGGGCCTCCGGGCCCGCCTCGACGCCGAGGCGGGCACCCTCGAGTACCTCGGCTCGCCGGTGGCCTAG
- a CDS encoding DUF421 domain-containing protein, with protein sequence MPAAVLFDSWASLGKVLLSAVLTYPLLILVLRLGGKRTLAKMNAFDFVVTVAIGSIVASTLLSTAPVVNGVGAVATLVALQAAVTWLSVRSDRFEALVKSQPTLVFHDGTYLDGPMRAERVTREEIRGAIRDAGHAGTDGVAAVVLESDGAFSVLARVPAGDETAVEGAAAMAGVSGAAEHWDTGNPTGPFTNPTRGPLAG encoded by the coding sequence ATGCCCGCCGCCGTCCTGTTCGACTCCTGGGCCTCGCTCGGGAAGGTCCTCCTGTCGGCCGTCCTGACGTACCCGCTCCTCATCCTCGTCCTCCGCCTCGGCGGCAAGCGGACGCTGGCGAAGATGAACGCGTTCGACTTCGTCGTGACCGTCGCCATCGGGTCGATCGTGGCCTCGACGCTCCTCTCGACGGCGCCCGTCGTGAACGGCGTCGGGGCGGTCGCGACGCTCGTGGCGCTCCAGGCCGCCGTCACGTGGCTCTCGGTCCGGTCGGACCGGTTCGAGGCGCTCGTCAAGTCCCAGCCGACGCTGGTCTTCCACGACGGGACGTACCTCGACGGACCGATGCGAGCAGAGCGCGTCACGCGGGAGGAGATTCGCGGGGCGATCCGCGACGCCGGGCACGCGGGGACCGACGGCGTCGCGGCCGTCGTGCTCGAGTCCGACGGGGCGTTCTCGGTCCTGGCGCGCGTGCCGGCCGGCGACGAGACGGCTGTCGAGGGCGCCGCAGCGATGGCGGGCGTGTCCGGCGCCGCCGAGCACTGGGACACCGGGAACCCGACGGGGCCCTTCACGAACCCGACGCGCGGGCCGCTCGCGGGCTAG
- a CDS encoding metal-dependent hydrolase, whose product MAGYRGHLAGATVFFGLYLAALALVFSVDQAYRQLSDVELVAYPAALFGLCLMFGLWPDVDTNSKGQNLFYLLFFVVDVVLIATRQFQEAAYLGLFCILPALGKHRGWTHTYWAMLLIPSPFLVLPYVLRPEQPLAGLPFYGAAVVGYFSHLVMDGLVVRLPGRRRGAGW is encoded by the coding sequence ATGGCCGGTTACCGCGGGCACCTCGCGGGTGCCACCGTCTTCTTCGGGCTCTACCTCGCCGCCCTCGCCCTCGTCTTCTCCGTCGACCAGGCGTACCGCCAGCTCTCCGACGTCGAGCTGGTCGCGTACCCGGCCGCGCTGTTCGGGCTGTGCCTCATGTTCGGCCTCTGGCCCGACGTCGACACGAACTCGAAGGGGCAGAATCTCTTCTACCTCCTCTTCTTCGTGGTCGACGTCGTGCTCATCGCGACGCGCCAGTTCCAGGAGGCGGCCTACCTCGGCCTGTTCTGCATCCTCCCGGCGCTCGGCAAGCACCGCGGGTGGACGCACACGTACTGGGCGATGCTCCTCATCCCGAGCCCGTTCCTCGTCCTGCCGTACGTCCTCCGGCCGGAACAGCCGCTCGCGGGGCTCCCGTTCTACGGCGCGGCCGTCGTCGGCTACTTCAGCCACCTCGTGATGGACGGCCTCGTGGTCCGCCTGCCGGGCCGGCGGCGCGGGGCGGGCTGGTAG